The following coding sequences lie in one Lepidochelys kempii isolate rLepKem1 chromosome 18, rLepKem1.hap2, whole genome shotgun sequence genomic window:
- the LOC140900148 gene encoding tyrosine-protein phosphatase non-receptor type 11-like isoform X5 produces the protein MTSRRWFHPNINGIEAEKLLLTRGVHGSFLARPSKSNPGDFTLSVRRNDEVTHIKIQNTGDYYDLYGGEKFATLAELVQYYTEQQGLLREKNSNVIELKYPLNCQDPTSERWYHGHLTGKEAEKLLTEKGKPGSFLVRESQSKPGDFVLSVLTNEDKMETGDRKPRVTHVMIRYQPDGKYDVGGGERFDTLTDLVEHYKKNPMVEKSGAVVHLKQPFNATRINAANIENRVKELNKMADHSEKAKQGFWEEFEMLQQQECKLLYPRKEGQRVENKAKNRYKNILPFDTTRVALRDVDESLPGSDYINANYIKSIPEDGRSSEHCKVYIATQGCLQTTVNDFWAMVYQENTHVIVMTTKEVERGRNKCFRYWPDKNCTKEYGHICVRIVSEREAQGYYLRELEITRTDREEHPRQVKHYQYFSWPDHGVPNEPGGVLSFLDQVNRAQRSIPDSGPIVVHCSAGIGRTGTIIVIDILVDTIHRQGLDCDIDIPKTIQMVRRQRSGMVQTEAQYKFVYMAVQQYIETEQKRLEEEQRNKRKERDYLNIRHPPMDKARAKGQPPPPRVSVVDDDDSATVYENLNIKSSKVSGLNNAGR, from the exons GAGAAACGACGAGGTGACCCACATTAAGATCCAGAACACCGGAGACTACTACGACCTCTATGGAGGGGAGAAGTTTGCCACCCTGGCCGAGCTGGTGCAGTACTATACTgagcagcaggggctgctgcgggAGAAAAACAGCAACGTCATTGAGCTGAAATACCCTCTGAACTGCCAGGACCCCACCTCCGAGAG GTGGTACCATGGGCACCTGACTGGCAAAGAGGCAGAGAAGCTCTTGACGGAGAAAGGCAAGCCAGGGAGCTTTCTGGTGCGGGAGAGCCAAAGCAAACCAGGGGACTTTGTCTTATCAGTGCTGACGaatgaagacaagatggagactGGAGACCGGAAGCCACGGGTGACTCATGTGATGATCCGTTACCAG CCAGATGGGAAGTATGATGTTGGGGGAGGCGAGAGGTTCGACACTCTCACGGACTTGGTGGAGCACTACAAGAAAAACCCCATGGTGGAGAAATCTGGAGCTGTGGTTCATCTGAAACAG CCCTTTAACGCCACGCGCATCAACGCCGCCAACATCGAAAACCGAGTGAAGGAGCTGAACAAAATGGCAGATCACAGCGAGAAGGCCAAGCAAGGGTTCTGGGAAGAGTTCGAG atgctgcagcagcaggagtgTAAGCTCCTCTACCCCAGGAAGGAAGGGCAGCGAGTGGAGAATAAAGCGAAGAATCGCTACAAGAACATCCTCCCCT TCGATACCACGCGGGTTGCCCTCCGAGATGTCGACGAGAGCTTGCCAGGCTCAGACTACATCAACGCCAACTACATCAAG AGCATACCCGAAGATGGAAGAAGCTCGGAGCATTGCAAAGTCTACATTGCCACCCAAGGCTGCCTGCAGACGACAGTGAACGACTTCTGGGCCATGGTGTACCAAGAAAATACCCATGTCATAGTCATGACGACCAAGgaagtggagaggggcagg AATAAATGTTTCCGCTACTGGCCTGATAAGAACTGCACCAAGGAGTACGGCCACATCTGCGTGCGGATCGTGAGCGAGCGCGAGGCGCAGGGCTACTACCTCCGGGAGCTGGAGATCACGCGGACAGATCGG GAGGAGCACCCCAGACAGGTAAAGCACTATCAGTATTTCAGCTGGCCAGACCACGGGGTCCCCAACGAGCCAGGAGGGGTTCTCAGCTTTCTGGACCAAGTCAACCGAGCACAGCGAAGCATTCCGGACTCCGGGCCAATTGTTGTGCACTGCAG CGCTGGAATAGGACGCACAGGCACGATCATAGTGATTGATATCCTGGTTGATACTATTCACAGGCAAG GTTTGGACTGTGACATCGACATCCCCAAAACCATCCAGATGGTGCGCAGGCAGCGATCTGGCATGGTGCAGACAGAGGCGCAGTACAAGTTCGTTTACATGGCTGTTCAGCAGTACATTGAGACCGAGCAGAAGAGACTAGAAGAAGAGCAG AGGAATAAGAGGAAAGAGCGAGACTACCTGAATATCCGGCACCCTCCTATGGATAAAGCCAGAGCCAAAGGGCAGCCGCCCCCACCACGTGTCTCTGT GGTCGACGATGATGACTCAGCCACAGTCTACGAGAACCTGAACATCAAAAGCTCAAAGGTTTCAGGGTTGAATAATGCAGGGAGATAA
- the LOC140900148 gene encoding tyrosine-protein phosphatase non-receptor type 11-like isoform X3: MPGQPQCIDQAGRRSGRWFHPNINGIEAEKLLLTRGVHGSFLARPSKSNPGDFTLSVRRNDEVTHIKIQNTGDYYDLYGGEKFATLAELVQYYTEQQGLLREKNSNVIELKYPLNCQDPTSERWYHGHLTGKEAEKLLTEKGKPGSFLVRESQSKPGDFVLSVLTNEDKMETGDRKPRVTHVMIRYQPDGKYDVGGGERFDTLTDLVEHYKKNPMVEKSGAVVHLKQPFNATRINAANIENRVKELNKMADHSEKAKQGFWEEFEMLQQQECKLLYPRKEGQRVENKAKNRYKNILPFDTTRVALRDVDESLPGSDYINANYIKSIPEDGRSSEHCKVYIATQGCLQTTVNDFWAMVYQENTHVIVMTTKEVERGRNKCFRYWPDKNCTKEYGHICVRIVSEREAQGYYLRELEITRTDREEHPRQVKHYQYFSWPDHGVPNEPGGVLSFLDQVNRAQRSIPDSGPIVVHCSAGIGRTGTIIVIDILVDTIHRQGLDCDIDIPKTIQMVRRQRSGMVQTEAQYKFVYMAVQQYIETEQKRLEEEQRNKRKERDYLNIRHPPMDKARAKGQPPPPRVSVVDDDDSATVYENLNIKSSKVSGLNNAGR, from the exons GAGAAACGACGAGGTGACCCACATTAAGATCCAGAACACCGGAGACTACTACGACCTCTATGGAGGGGAGAAGTTTGCCACCCTGGCCGAGCTGGTGCAGTACTATACTgagcagcaggggctgctgcgggAGAAAAACAGCAACGTCATTGAGCTGAAATACCCTCTGAACTGCCAGGACCCCACCTCCGAGAG GTGGTACCATGGGCACCTGACTGGCAAAGAGGCAGAGAAGCTCTTGACGGAGAAAGGCAAGCCAGGGAGCTTTCTGGTGCGGGAGAGCCAAAGCAAACCAGGGGACTTTGTCTTATCAGTGCTGACGaatgaagacaagatggagactGGAGACCGGAAGCCACGGGTGACTCATGTGATGATCCGTTACCAG CCAGATGGGAAGTATGATGTTGGGGGAGGCGAGAGGTTCGACACTCTCACGGACTTGGTGGAGCACTACAAGAAAAACCCCATGGTGGAGAAATCTGGAGCTGTGGTTCATCTGAAACAG CCCTTTAACGCCACGCGCATCAACGCCGCCAACATCGAAAACCGAGTGAAGGAGCTGAACAAAATGGCAGATCACAGCGAGAAGGCCAAGCAAGGGTTCTGGGAAGAGTTCGAG atgctgcagcagcaggagtgTAAGCTCCTCTACCCCAGGAAGGAAGGGCAGCGAGTGGAGAATAAAGCGAAGAATCGCTACAAGAACATCCTCCCCT TCGATACCACGCGGGTTGCCCTCCGAGATGTCGACGAGAGCTTGCCAGGCTCAGACTACATCAACGCCAACTACATCAAG AGCATACCCGAAGATGGAAGAAGCTCGGAGCATTGCAAAGTCTACATTGCCACCCAAGGCTGCCTGCAGACGACAGTGAACGACTTCTGGGCCATGGTGTACCAAGAAAATACCCATGTCATAGTCATGACGACCAAGgaagtggagaggggcagg AATAAATGTTTCCGCTACTGGCCTGATAAGAACTGCACCAAGGAGTACGGCCACATCTGCGTGCGGATCGTGAGCGAGCGCGAGGCGCAGGGCTACTACCTCCGGGAGCTGGAGATCACGCGGACAGATCGG GAGGAGCACCCCAGACAGGTAAAGCACTATCAGTATTTCAGCTGGCCAGACCACGGGGTCCCCAACGAGCCAGGAGGGGTTCTCAGCTTTCTGGACCAAGTCAACCGAGCACAGCGAAGCATTCCGGACTCCGGGCCAATTGTTGTGCACTGCAG CGCTGGAATAGGACGCACAGGCACGATCATAGTGATTGATATCCTGGTTGATACTATTCACAGGCAAG GTTTGGACTGTGACATCGACATCCCCAAAACCATCCAGATGGTGCGCAGGCAGCGATCTGGCATGGTGCAGACAGAGGCGCAGTACAAGTTCGTTTACATGGCTGTTCAGCAGTACATTGAGACCGAGCAGAAGAGACTAGAAGAAGAGCAG AGGAATAAGAGGAAAGAGCGAGACTACCTGAATATCCGGCACCCTCCTATGGATAAAGCCAGAGCCAAAGGGCAGCCGCCCCCACCACGTGTCTCTGT GGTCGACGATGATGACTCAGCCACAGTCTACGAGAACCTGAACATCAAAAGCTCAAAGGTTTCAGGGTTGAATAATGCAGGGAGATAA
- the LOC140900148 gene encoding tyrosine-protein phosphatase non-receptor type 11-like isoform X7, whose protein sequence is MKWFHPNINGIEAEKLLLTRGVHGSFLARPSKSNPGDFTLSVRRNDEVTHIKIQNTGDYYDLYGGEKFATLAELVQYYTEQQGLLREKNSNVIELKYPLNCQDPTSERWYHGHLTGKEAEKLLTEKGKPGSFLVRESQSKPGDFVLSVLTNEDKMETGDRKPRVTHVMIRYQPDGKYDVGGGERFDTLTDLVEHYKKNPMVEKSGAVVHLKQPFNATRINAANIENRVKELNKMADHSEKAKQGFWEEFEMLQQQECKLLYPRKEGQRVENKAKNRYKNILPFDTTRVALRDVDESLPGSDYINANYIKSIPEDGRSSEHCKVYIATQGCLQTTVNDFWAMVYQENTHVIVMTTKEVERGRNKCFRYWPDKNCTKEYGHICVRIVSEREAQGYYLRELEITRTDREEHPRQVKHYQYFSWPDHGVPNEPGGVLSFLDQVNRAQRSIPDSGPIVVHCSAGIGRTGTIIVIDILVDTIHRQGLDCDIDIPKTIQMVRRQRSGMVQTEAQYKFVYMAVQQYIETEQKRLEEEQRNKRKERDYLNIRHPPMDKARAKGQPPPPRVSVVDDDDSATVYENLNIKSSKVSGLNNAGR, encoded by the exons GAGAAACGACGAGGTGACCCACATTAAGATCCAGAACACCGGAGACTACTACGACCTCTATGGAGGGGAGAAGTTTGCCACCCTGGCCGAGCTGGTGCAGTACTATACTgagcagcaggggctgctgcgggAGAAAAACAGCAACGTCATTGAGCTGAAATACCCTCTGAACTGCCAGGACCCCACCTCCGAGAG GTGGTACCATGGGCACCTGACTGGCAAAGAGGCAGAGAAGCTCTTGACGGAGAAAGGCAAGCCAGGGAGCTTTCTGGTGCGGGAGAGCCAAAGCAAACCAGGGGACTTTGTCTTATCAGTGCTGACGaatgaagacaagatggagactGGAGACCGGAAGCCACGGGTGACTCATGTGATGATCCGTTACCAG CCAGATGGGAAGTATGATGTTGGGGGAGGCGAGAGGTTCGACACTCTCACGGACTTGGTGGAGCACTACAAGAAAAACCCCATGGTGGAGAAATCTGGAGCTGTGGTTCATCTGAAACAG CCCTTTAACGCCACGCGCATCAACGCCGCCAACATCGAAAACCGAGTGAAGGAGCTGAACAAAATGGCAGATCACAGCGAGAAGGCCAAGCAAGGGTTCTGGGAAGAGTTCGAG atgctgcagcagcaggagtgTAAGCTCCTCTACCCCAGGAAGGAAGGGCAGCGAGTGGAGAATAAAGCGAAGAATCGCTACAAGAACATCCTCCCCT TCGATACCACGCGGGTTGCCCTCCGAGATGTCGACGAGAGCTTGCCAGGCTCAGACTACATCAACGCCAACTACATCAAG AGCATACCCGAAGATGGAAGAAGCTCGGAGCATTGCAAAGTCTACATTGCCACCCAAGGCTGCCTGCAGACGACAGTGAACGACTTCTGGGCCATGGTGTACCAAGAAAATACCCATGTCATAGTCATGACGACCAAGgaagtggagaggggcagg AATAAATGTTTCCGCTACTGGCCTGATAAGAACTGCACCAAGGAGTACGGCCACATCTGCGTGCGGATCGTGAGCGAGCGCGAGGCGCAGGGCTACTACCTCCGGGAGCTGGAGATCACGCGGACAGATCGG GAGGAGCACCCCAGACAGGTAAAGCACTATCAGTATTTCAGCTGGCCAGACCACGGGGTCCCCAACGAGCCAGGAGGGGTTCTCAGCTTTCTGGACCAAGTCAACCGAGCACAGCGAAGCATTCCGGACTCCGGGCCAATTGTTGTGCACTGCAG CGCTGGAATAGGACGCACAGGCACGATCATAGTGATTGATATCCTGGTTGATACTATTCACAGGCAAG GTTTGGACTGTGACATCGACATCCCCAAAACCATCCAGATGGTGCGCAGGCAGCGATCTGGCATGGTGCAGACAGAGGCGCAGTACAAGTTCGTTTACATGGCTGTTCAGCAGTACATTGAGACCGAGCAGAAGAGACTAGAAGAAGAGCAG AGGAATAAGAGGAAAGAGCGAGACTACCTGAATATCCGGCACCCTCCTATGGATAAAGCCAGAGCCAAAGGGCAGCCGCCCCCACCACGTGTCTCTGT GGTCGACGATGATGACTCAGCCACAGTCTACGAGAACCTGAACATCAAAAGCTCAAAGGTTTCAGGGTTGAATAATGCAGGGAGATAA
- the LOC140900148 gene encoding tyrosine-protein phosphatase non-receptor type 11-like isoform X6 has translation MVRWFHPNINGIEAEKLLLTRGVHGSFLARPSKSNPGDFTLSVRRNDEVTHIKIQNTGDYYDLYGGEKFATLAELVQYYTEQQGLLREKNSNVIELKYPLNCQDPTSERWYHGHLTGKEAEKLLTEKGKPGSFLVRESQSKPGDFVLSVLTNEDKMETGDRKPRVTHVMIRYQPDGKYDVGGGERFDTLTDLVEHYKKNPMVEKSGAVVHLKQPFNATRINAANIENRVKELNKMADHSEKAKQGFWEEFEMLQQQECKLLYPRKEGQRVENKAKNRYKNILPFDTTRVALRDVDESLPGSDYINANYIKSIPEDGRSSEHCKVYIATQGCLQTTVNDFWAMVYQENTHVIVMTTKEVERGRNKCFRYWPDKNCTKEYGHICVRIVSEREAQGYYLRELEITRTDREEHPRQVKHYQYFSWPDHGVPNEPGGVLSFLDQVNRAQRSIPDSGPIVVHCSAGIGRTGTIIVIDILVDTIHRQGLDCDIDIPKTIQMVRRQRSGMVQTEAQYKFVYMAVQQYIETEQKRLEEEQRNKRKERDYLNIRHPPMDKARAKGQPPPPRVSVVDDDDSATVYENLNIKSSKVSGLNNAGR, from the exons GAGAAACGACGAGGTGACCCACATTAAGATCCAGAACACCGGAGACTACTACGACCTCTATGGAGGGGAGAAGTTTGCCACCCTGGCCGAGCTGGTGCAGTACTATACTgagcagcaggggctgctgcgggAGAAAAACAGCAACGTCATTGAGCTGAAATACCCTCTGAACTGCCAGGACCCCACCTCCGAGAG GTGGTACCATGGGCACCTGACTGGCAAAGAGGCAGAGAAGCTCTTGACGGAGAAAGGCAAGCCAGGGAGCTTTCTGGTGCGGGAGAGCCAAAGCAAACCAGGGGACTTTGTCTTATCAGTGCTGACGaatgaagacaagatggagactGGAGACCGGAAGCCACGGGTGACTCATGTGATGATCCGTTACCAG CCAGATGGGAAGTATGATGTTGGGGGAGGCGAGAGGTTCGACACTCTCACGGACTTGGTGGAGCACTACAAGAAAAACCCCATGGTGGAGAAATCTGGAGCTGTGGTTCATCTGAAACAG CCCTTTAACGCCACGCGCATCAACGCCGCCAACATCGAAAACCGAGTGAAGGAGCTGAACAAAATGGCAGATCACAGCGAGAAGGCCAAGCAAGGGTTCTGGGAAGAGTTCGAG atgctgcagcagcaggagtgTAAGCTCCTCTACCCCAGGAAGGAAGGGCAGCGAGTGGAGAATAAAGCGAAGAATCGCTACAAGAACATCCTCCCCT TCGATACCACGCGGGTTGCCCTCCGAGATGTCGACGAGAGCTTGCCAGGCTCAGACTACATCAACGCCAACTACATCAAG AGCATACCCGAAGATGGAAGAAGCTCGGAGCATTGCAAAGTCTACATTGCCACCCAAGGCTGCCTGCAGACGACAGTGAACGACTTCTGGGCCATGGTGTACCAAGAAAATACCCATGTCATAGTCATGACGACCAAGgaagtggagaggggcagg AATAAATGTTTCCGCTACTGGCCTGATAAGAACTGCACCAAGGAGTACGGCCACATCTGCGTGCGGATCGTGAGCGAGCGCGAGGCGCAGGGCTACTACCTCCGGGAGCTGGAGATCACGCGGACAGATCGG GAGGAGCACCCCAGACAGGTAAAGCACTATCAGTATTTCAGCTGGCCAGACCACGGGGTCCCCAACGAGCCAGGAGGGGTTCTCAGCTTTCTGGACCAAGTCAACCGAGCACAGCGAAGCATTCCGGACTCCGGGCCAATTGTTGTGCACTGCAG CGCTGGAATAGGACGCACAGGCACGATCATAGTGATTGATATCCTGGTTGATACTATTCACAGGCAAG GTTTGGACTGTGACATCGACATCCCCAAAACCATCCAGATGGTGCGCAGGCAGCGATCTGGCATGGTGCAGACAGAGGCGCAGTACAAGTTCGTTTACATGGCTGTTCAGCAGTACATTGAGACCGAGCAGAAGAGACTAGAAGAAGAGCAG AGGAATAAGAGGAAAGAGCGAGACTACCTGAATATCCGGCACCCTCCTATGGATAAAGCCAGAGCCAAAGGGCAGCCGCCCCCACCACGTGTCTCTGT GGTCGACGATGATGACTCAGCCACAGTCTACGAGAACCTGAACATCAAAAGCTCAAAGGTTTCAGGGTTGAATAATGCAGGGAGATAA
- the LOC140900148 gene encoding tyrosine-protein phosphatase non-receptor type 11-like isoform X9, producing MVRRNDEVTHIKIQNTGDYYDLYGGEKFATLAELVQYYTEQQGLLREKNSNVIELKYPLNCQDPTSERWYHGHLTGKEAEKLLTEKGKPGSFLVRESQSKPGDFVLSVLTNEDKMETGDRKPRVTHVMIRYQPDGKYDVGGGERFDTLTDLVEHYKKNPMVEKSGAVVHLKQPFNATRINAANIENRVKELNKMADHSEKAKQGFWEEFEMLQQQECKLLYPRKEGQRVENKAKNRYKNILPFDTTRVALRDVDESLPGSDYINANYIKSIPEDGRSSEHCKVYIATQGCLQTTVNDFWAMVYQENTHVIVMTTKEVERGRNKCFRYWPDKNCTKEYGHICVRIVSEREAQGYYLRELEITRTDREEHPRQVKHYQYFSWPDHGVPNEPGGVLSFLDQVNRAQRSIPDSGPIVVHCSAGIGRTGTIIVIDILVDTIHRQGLDCDIDIPKTIQMVRRQRSGMVQTEAQYKFVYMAVQQYIETEQKRLEEEQRNKRKERDYLNIRHPPMDKARAKGQPPPPRVSVVDDDDSATVYENLNIKSSKVSGLNNAGR from the exons GAGAAACGACGAGGTGACCCACATTAAGATCCAGAACACCGGAGACTACTACGACCTCTATGGAGGGGAGAAGTTTGCCACCCTGGCCGAGCTGGTGCAGTACTATACTgagcagcaggggctgctgcgggAGAAAAACAGCAACGTCATTGAGCTGAAATACCCTCTGAACTGCCAGGACCCCACCTCCGAGAG GTGGTACCATGGGCACCTGACTGGCAAAGAGGCAGAGAAGCTCTTGACGGAGAAAGGCAAGCCAGGGAGCTTTCTGGTGCGGGAGAGCCAAAGCAAACCAGGGGACTTTGTCTTATCAGTGCTGACGaatgaagacaagatggagactGGAGACCGGAAGCCACGGGTGACTCATGTGATGATCCGTTACCAG CCAGATGGGAAGTATGATGTTGGGGGAGGCGAGAGGTTCGACACTCTCACGGACTTGGTGGAGCACTACAAGAAAAACCCCATGGTGGAGAAATCTGGAGCTGTGGTTCATCTGAAACAG CCCTTTAACGCCACGCGCATCAACGCCGCCAACATCGAAAACCGAGTGAAGGAGCTGAACAAAATGGCAGATCACAGCGAGAAGGCCAAGCAAGGGTTCTGGGAAGAGTTCGAG atgctgcagcagcaggagtgTAAGCTCCTCTACCCCAGGAAGGAAGGGCAGCGAGTGGAGAATAAAGCGAAGAATCGCTACAAGAACATCCTCCCCT TCGATACCACGCGGGTTGCCCTCCGAGATGTCGACGAGAGCTTGCCAGGCTCAGACTACATCAACGCCAACTACATCAAG AGCATACCCGAAGATGGAAGAAGCTCGGAGCATTGCAAAGTCTACATTGCCACCCAAGGCTGCCTGCAGACGACAGTGAACGACTTCTGGGCCATGGTGTACCAAGAAAATACCCATGTCATAGTCATGACGACCAAGgaagtggagaggggcagg AATAAATGTTTCCGCTACTGGCCTGATAAGAACTGCACCAAGGAGTACGGCCACATCTGCGTGCGGATCGTGAGCGAGCGCGAGGCGCAGGGCTACTACCTCCGGGAGCTGGAGATCACGCGGACAGATCGG GAGGAGCACCCCAGACAGGTAAAGCACTATCAGTATTTCAGCTGGCCAGACCACGGGGTCCCCAACGAGCCAGGAGGGGTTCTCAGCTTTCTGGACCAAGTCAACCGAGCACAGCGAAGCATTCCGGACTCCGGGCCAATTGTTGTGCACTGCAG CGCTGGAATAGGACGCACAGGCACGATCATAGTGATTGATATCCTGGTTGATACTATTCACAGGCAAG GTTTGGACTGTGACATCGACATCCCCAAAACCATCCAGATGGTGCGCAGGCAGCGATCTGGCATGGTGCAGACAGAGGCGCAGTACAAGTTCGTTTACATGGCTGTTCAGCAGTACATTGAGACCGAGCAGAAGAGACTAGAAGAAGAGCAG AGGAATAAGAGGAAAGAGCGAGACTACCTGAATATCCGGCACCCTCCTATGGATAAAGCCAGAGCCAAAGGGCAGCCGCCCCCACCACGTGTCTCTGT GGTCGACGATGATGACTCAGCCACAGTCTACGAGAACCTGAACATCAAAAGCTCAAAGGTTTCAGGGTTGAATAATGCAGGGAGATAA
- the LOC140900148 gene encoding tyrosine-protein phosphatase non-receptor type 11-like isoform X4, with protein sequence MLRCADEKRYRKARWFHPNINGIEAEKLLLTRGVHGSFLARPSKSNPGDFTLSVRRNDEVTHIKIQNTGDYYDLYGGEKFATLAELVQYYTEQQGLLREKNSNVIELKYPLNCQDPTSERWYHGHLTGKEAEKLLTEKGKPGSFLVRESQSKPGDFVLSVLTNEDKMETGDRKPRVTHVMIRYQPDGKYDVGGGERFDTLTDLVEHYKKNPMVEKSGAVVHLKQPFNATRINAANIENRVKELNKMADHSEKAKQGFWEEFEMLQQQECKLLYPRKEGQRVENKAKNRYKNILPFDTTRVALRDVDESLPGSDYINANYIKSIPEDGRSSEHCKVYIATQGCLQTTVNDFWAMVYQENTHVIVMTTKEVERGRNKCFRYWPDKNCTKEYGHICVRIVSEREAQGYYLRELEITRTDREEHPRQVKHYQYFSWPDHGVPNEPGGVLSFLDQVNRAQRSIPDSGPIVVHCSAGIGRTGTIIVIDILVDTIHRQGLDCDIDIPKTIQMVRRQRSGMVQTEAQYKFVYMAVQQYIETEQKRLEEEQRNKRKERDYLNIRHPPMDKARAKGQPPPPRVSVVDDDDSATVYENLNIKSSKVSGLNNAGR encoded by the exons GAGAAACGACGAGGTGACCCACATTAAGATCCAGAACACCGGAGACTACTACGACCTCTATGGAGGGGAGAAGTTTGCCACCCTGGCCGAGCTGGTGCAGTACTATACTgagcagcaggggctgctgcgggAGAAAAACAGCAACGTCATTGAGCTGAAATACCCTCTGAACTGCCAGGACCCCACCTCCGAGAG GTGGTACCATGGGCACCTGACTGGCAAAGAGGCAGAGAAGCTCTTGACGGAGAAAGGCAAGCCAGGGAGCTTTCTGGTGCGGGAGAGCCAAAGCAAACCAGGGGACTTTGTCTTATCAGTGCTGACGaatgaagacaagatggagactGGAGACCGGAAGCCACGGGTGACTCATGTGATGATCCGTTACCAG CCAGATGGGAAGTATGATGTTGGGGGAGGCGAGAGGTTCGACACTCTCACGGACTTGGTGGAGCACTACAAGAAAAACCCCATGGTGGAGAAATCTGGAGCTGTGGTTCATCTGAAACAG CCCTTTAACGCCACGCGCATCAACGCCGCCAACATCGAAAACCGAGTGAAGGAGCTGAACAAAATGGCAGATCACAGCGAGAAGGCCAAGCAAGGGTTCTGGGAAGAGTTCGAG atgctgcagcagcaggagtgTAAGCTCCTCTACCCCAGGAAGGAAGGGCAGCGAGTGGAGAATAAAGCGAAGAATCGCTACAAGAACATCCTCCCCT TCGATACCACGCGGGTTGCCCTCCGAGATGTCGACGAGAGCTTGCCAGGCTCAGACTACATCAACGCCAACTACATCAAG AGCATACCCGAAGATGGAAGAAGCTCGGAGCATTGCAAAGTCTACATTGCCACCCAAGGCTGCCTGCAGACGACAGTGAACGACTTCTGGGCCATGGTGTACCAAGAAAATACCCATGTCATAGTCATGACGACCAAGgaagtggagaggggcagg AATAAATGTTTCCGCTACTGGCCTGATAAGAACTGCACCAAGGAGTACGGCCACATCTGCGTGCGGATCGTGAGCGAGCGCGAGGCGCAGGGCTACTACCTCCGGGAGCTGGAGATCACGCGGACAGATCGG GAGGAGCACCCCAGACAGGTAAAGCACTATCAGTATTTCAGCTGGCCAGACCACGGGGTCCCCAACGAGCCAGGAGGGGTTCTCAGCTTTCTGGACCAAGTCAACCGAGCACAGCGAAGCATTCCGGACTCCGGGCCAATTGTTGTGCACTGCAG CGCTGGAATAGGACGCACAGGCACGATCATAGTGATTGATATCCTGGTTGATACTATTCACAGGCAAG GTTTGGACTGTGACATCGACATCCCCAAAACCATCCAGATGGTGCGCAGGCAGCGATCTGGCATGGTGCAGACAGAGGCGCAGTACAAGTTCGTTTACATGGCTGTTCAGCAGTACATTGAGACCGAGCAGAAGAGACTAGAAGAAGAGCAG AGGAATAAGAGGAAAGAGCGAGACTACCTGAATATCCGGCACCCTCCTATGGATAAAGCCAGAGCCAAAGGGCAGCCGCCCCCACCACGTGTCTCTGT GGTCGACGATGATGACTCAGCCACAGTCTACGAGAACCTGAACATCAAAAGCTCAAAGGTTTCAGGGTTGAATAATGCAGGGAGATAA